The following are from one region of the Rhodopirellula sp. P2 genome:
- a CDS encoding ABC1 kinase family protein: MKLTSIPQLYRNLRRGREILRVLRRYGLADWISRTRRLPLQNWIKDRSGVPLTQYTRSQRIRMAITELGPTFIKVGQVLAARPDLVGNEIAEELKQLRNEVSPDSMEVVEATLAEELGPNFRKHFRHIEPVPLATASIGQVHRAELMDGQRVVLKVQRRGIEKMMREDLDVLEGLAQWADHVEALAIWGPSDMVRQLMPMILRELDFNRERSNLKQFAQILEADKAEIVIPSVLDPLCTRRVLVMEEMIGEPLAKIFERDDREVTEESTEMTRADLPPELGRTLARTYLRMVFEDGFFHADPHPGNLFCLRDGRLAILDFGMTGRIDESMRESIEEMLAAINSGDSRRLTRLIRRVGNPRVDLDQSALEIDVADFIDTYGRQSLDRFDLAGALNQLSEILHRHGIGLPNQSALLLKMLISLEGTLREMGVGFDSLDIVRSYLRRVMIRRLTPARRIRQARRIYLESEAFMENAPEQLLSLMNQARLGQLQIRLEPKRFAPVVNRLVVGLMTSAVFLGSALMLSYEVSPVLFPDQPMFGIQRVSILGLLGLIASFSVMVALCLAILRSE; the protein is encoded by the coding sequence ATGAAGCTGACATCGATCCCCCAGTTGTACCGCAATCTGCGTCGAGGACGCGAGATCCTGAGGGTGCTGCGCCGGTACGGGTTGGCGGATTGGATCAGTCGCACGAGGCGGTTGCCGCTGCAGAACTGGATCAAAGATCGCTCGGGCGTTCCCCTGACCCAGTACACGCGGTCGCAGCGGATTCGGATGGCGATCACTGAGTTGGGGCCCACGTTCATCAAAGTCGGCCAGGTCCTGGCGGCTCGCCCTGACCTCGTCGGCAACGAAATCGCCGAGGAACTGAAGCAGCTTCGCAACGAAGTTTCGCCCGACAGCATGGAAGTCGTCGAAGCAACGCTCGCAGAAGAGCTCGGCCCGAACTTCCGCAAGCACTTCCGGCACATCGAACCGGTGCCGCTGGCAACGGCATCGATCGGACAAGTCCACCGGGCGGAGTTGATGGACGGGCAACGGGTGGTCTTGAAGGTCCAGCGTCGCGGCATCGAAAAGATGATGCGCGAGGACCTGGATGTTCTCGAGGGCTTGGCGCAGTGGGCGGATCACGTCGAGGCACTCGCGATCTGGGGACCCTCGGACATGGTTCGGCAACTGATGCCGATGATCCTTCGCGAACTCGACTTCAACCGTGAACGCAGCAACCTGAAGCAGTTCGCTCAGATTCTGGAAGCGGACAAAGCCGAGATTGTCATTCCATCCGTGCTGGACCCATTGTGCACGCGTCGCGTCTTGGTCATGGAAGAGATGATCGGCGAACCGCTGGCGAAAATCTTTGAGCGAGATGATCGCGAGGTGACGGAAGAGTCAACCGAGATGACGCGAGCGGACTTGCCGCCGGAGTTGGGCCGAACGCTGGCTCGAACCTATTTGCGAATGGTGTTCGAGGACGGATTCTTCCACGCCGACCCGCACCCGGGCAACTTGTTCTGCTTGCGAGACGGTCGCTTGGCGATTCTCGACTTCGGCATGACGGGACGCATCGACGAATCGATGCGTGAGTCGATCGAAGAAATGCTGGCGGCGATCAACTCCGGCGATAGTCGACGACTGACACGTTTGATTCGCCGGGTGGGCAACCCTCGAGTGGACCTGGATCAGTCCGCTTTGGAAATCGACGTGGCCGATTTCATCGACACGTACGGTCGTCAATCACTCGACCGTTTTGATCTGGCTGGGGCTTTGAACCAGCTCAGCGAGATTCTTCATCGGCATGGAATCGGCTTGCCCAACCAGTCCGCACTGCTGTTGAAAATGCTGATCTCGCTGGAGGGAACCTTGCGAGAGATGGGCGTCGGGTTTGATTCGCTTGATATCGTTCGCTCGTACCTTCGACGGGTGATGATCCGCCGCTTGACTCCCGCACGGCGGATTCGGCAAGCCCGGCGGATTTATCTGGAGAGCGAAGCGTTCATGGAGAACGCGCCCGAACAGTTGCTGTCGCTGATGAACCAAGCTCGACTGGGGCAGTTGCAAATCCGCTTGGAACCCAAACGCTTTGCCCCCGTGGTCAACCGCTTGGTGGTGGGACTGATGACCAGCGCGGTGTTCTTGGGGTCCGCGTTGATGCTGTCCTATGAAGTCTCACCGGTCCTGTTCCCCGATCAACCGATGTTCGGGATTCAGCGGGTCAGCATTCTCGGTTTGCTCGGATTGATCGCCAGTTTCAGCGTGATGGTCGCCCTGTGCCTGGCGATTTTGCGAAGCGAGTAG
- a CDS encoding nucleoside deaminase, which produces MDPFLQAALEEARLGLEEHGIPIGSVLVIDNEIVSRGHNRRIQNGSAILHAEMDCLERAGRLTARDYSRSTLYSTLSPCDMCSGAALLYKIPRIIVGENKTFQGPESYVRSRGVELHIIHDPDCIELMQTFIQDNPTLWNEDIGLPTQD; this is translated from the coding sequence ATGGATCCGTTCTTGCAAGCTGCCCTCGAAGAAGCACGCCTCGGTCTCGAAGAACACGGGATCCCAATCGGCTCCGTGCTGGTGATCGACAACGAGATCGTTTCGCGTGGCCACAACCGCCGGATCCAAAACGGCAGTGCGATCTTGCACGCCGAGATGGATTGCCTGGAACGAGCCGGTCGCCTGACCGCAAGGGACTACTCACGATCCACGCTGTACTCGACGTTGTCCCCGTGTGACATGTGCAGTGGCGCCGCCCTGCTCTACAAAATCCCACGAATCATCGTGGGCGAAAACAAAACGTTCCAAGGACCGGAATCCTACGTCCGCAGTCGAGGCGTCGAATTACACATCATCCATGATCCAGATTGCATCGAGCTGATGCAGACCTTCATCCAAGACAACCCAACGCTCTGGAATGAAGACATCGGCCTGCCAACTCAAGATTGA
- a CDS encoding RNA polymerase sigma factor → MDTMKITPDFTTTVSPSDGNAIVRNSASPSASGQTVAQLVIAAQGGDQLAFGDLFERYRPIIVALAISRVRNLHEAEELTQDVFIQAMQKLDQLRVPEAFGGWLRQIVHRMAINRFSRQRTATACDPETLEATCVDDTTPENVAQDREQAAAVRSGIARLGTLDRQTLNAFYLNGQSLIEMSDAFDAPVGTIKRRLHTARRRLAETLQDEMALGDSADDRADESPAVLPMPSARDRSDDSMDDSALIAQAV, encoded by the coding sequence ATGGACACCATGAAGATCACCCCTGATTTCACGACCACCGTTTCGCCGTCTGACGGCAACGCCATCGTTCGCAACTCCGCGTCCCCATCTGCCTCGGGTCAAACCGTGGCCCAATTGGTGATCGCCGCTCAAGGCGGGGACCAGTTGGCATTTGGTGACTTGTTCGAACGGTATCGACCGATCATCGTCGCTTTGGCGATCAGTCGCGTTCGCAACCTGCACGAAGCCGAAGAATTGACCCAAGACGTGTTCATCCAAGCGATGCAAAAACTGGATCAACTTCGCGTGCCGGAAGCGTTTGGTGGATGGTTGCGTCAGATCGTGCACCGCATGGCGATCAATCGATTCAGCCGACAACGAACCGCCACCGCTTGCGATCCAGAAACCCTGGAAGCCACTTGTGTCGATGACACCACGCCTGAAAACGTGGCGCAAGACCGTGAGCAAGCCGCGGCGGTACGAAGCGGGATCGCCCGTCTGGGAACCTTGGACCGTCAAACGCTCAACGCGTTTTATCTCAATGGACAATCGTTGATTGAGATGAGCGATGCGTTCGATGCCCCGGTCGGAACGATCAAGCGTCGTTTGCACACCGCGCGACGTCGATTGGCAGAAACGCTGCAAGACGAAATGGCTTTGGGGGATTCGGCGGACGACCGTGCCGACGAATCCCCGGCCGTCTTGCCGATGCCATCGGCCCGTGACCGGTCGGACGATTCCATGGATGACTCCGCCTTGATCGCGCAAGCGGTCTGA
- a CDS encoding ComF family protein, producing MKSTNFLIEGVRNTGELLAPLLFPPVCVLCGELTGPASVRGNSSVDSSVTRRRFASFCQLCETSLVQSAPTMQSACLRCAWPASGHNELGQGELGQGELPCPECVRRETPFAFASATAVYRYHEVVRQAIIAAKYPRNTAIARELAVRLADRYRVGEPRRLADRLQSSGPESPGLDSPRPEDPGSEALCPEHPAPENPGSKAEAESGCSLVVTHVPSPFWRQFRRGGVGTGSLASRFARELNFSFGSLLETTRSVQKQAFLDDMARRENVRGAFQVRRRWRKRLLGRNVLLVDDVMTTGATADEISRVLLDAGAARVDLLVVARAIRDAPK from the coding sequence GTGAAAAGCACCAACTTTTTGATCGAAGGCGTGCGAAATACCGGCGAATTGCTGGCTCCGCTGCTCTTTCCACCGGTCTGCGTGTTGTGTGGCGAACTGACCGGACCGGCTTCGGTGCGGGGGAATTCCTCGGTGGATTCGTCTGTCACGCGGCGGCGATTCGCGTCCTTTTGCCAGCTCTGCGAAACCTCGCTGGTGCAGTCGGCTCCGACGATGCAGTCGGCTTGCCTGCGGTGTGCCTGGCCCGCTTCGGGACACAATGAGTTGGGGCAGGGCGAGTTGGGGCAGGGCGAGTTGCCGTGCCCGGAATGTGTGCGACGAGAAACGCCGTTTGCATTCGCGTCCGCCACGGCGGTTTATCGGTATCACGAGGTGGTTCGCCAAGCAATCATCGCGGCAAAGTACCCTCGCAACACGGCGATCGCACGCGAATTGGCAGTCCGGTTGGCGGATCGTTACCGCGTGGGAGAACCCCGTCGATTGGCGGATAGGCTCCAGTCATCTGGGCCCGAATCCCCCGGTCTCGATTCCCCCCGCCCCGAAGATCCGGGCTCCGAAGCTCTCTGCCCTGAACACCCCGCCCCCGAAAACCCCGGTTCGAAGGCGGAAGCGGAATCAGGGTGTTCGCTGGTCGTGACGCATGTGCCCAGCCCGTTTTGGCGTCAGTTTCGGCGGGGCGGTGTCGGGACTGGTTCGCTGGCCAGTCGCTTTGCCCGAGAGCTGAATTTCTCGTTTGGATCGCTGTTGGAAACCACTCGCTCAGTCCAAAAGCAGGCGTTCCTGGACGACATGGCTCGCCGCGAAAATGTGCGGGGAGCGTTCCAGGTTCGAAGGCGATGGAGAAAACGACTGCTGGGGCGGAATGTTCTTTTGGTCGATGATGTGATGACAACCGGCGCGACCGCCGATGAAATCTCTCGGGTGTTGTTGGATGCCGGTGCCGCCCGAGTGGATTTGCTGGTGGTTGCTCGGGCGATTCGTGACGCACCAAAATGA
- a CDS encoding DUF502 domain-containing protein: protein MRVRGSAFRVKVCRAVGRGGGNNVPFHDDFSSCWGEVLLASDRPNDLLIRFSRTMTESTDTSLENQGETSTHHKGGARRAIVRGLGVVLPPLLTIVVLIWAWNAIENYVLLPVETGIRRFVLIPAVSETFEQPPEGAIVNDSPDGSQGKLSQRGFTYKGLSYVPDPTGRRFLPGYVVQRVDSEIDAFGPAAVPPNSAMGYWDRFVQLQYMPRSVVVPVFLIVFFMLLYFLGRLFTGGIGRWFVTTFDAAILRIPIVNKVYGSVKQITDFAFDDRQIEFNRVVAIQYPRDGIWSLGFVTGNGMREVSEAAGEPMLSVLMPTSPMPMTGFTVSVRRSEAIDLNLTIDEALQFIVSCGVVVPINQRYDVPGGKPAKQIVVPAIGDAVARDGATSPST, encoded by the coding sequence ATGCGGGTTCGTGGATCGGCATTCCGTGTTAAAGTCTGTCGTGCGGTTGGACGCGGCGGCGGAAACAACGTCCCATTTCACGATGACTTCTCTTCCTGTTGGGGCGAAGTCCTTTTGGCGAGCGATCGTCCCAATGATCTTCTCATCCGGTTTTCCCGCACGATGACTGAATCGACCGACACTTCTCTCGAAAACCAAGGCGAAACCTCCACGCACCACAAAGGTGGTGCCCGCCGCGCGATCGTTCGCGGATTGGGTGTCGTTCTGCCACCGTTGTTGACAATTGTGGTGTTGATTTGGGCTTGGAATGCGATCGAAAACTATGTGTTGTTGCCGGTCGAGACTGGCATTCGACGCTTTGTTCTGATTCCAGCGGTGAGCGAGACATTCGAGCAACCACCGGAAGGTGCGATCGTCAATGATTCGCCGGACGGATCGCAGGGAAAGCTGAGTCAACGCGGCTTCACCTACAAAGGTCTGTCGTACGTTCCCGATCCAACTGGACGACGTTTTCTGCCGGGGTACGTGGTCCAGCGAGTTGATTCAGAGATCGATGCGTTTGGTCCCGCTGCGGTTCCACCCAACAGTGCGATGGGGTACTGGGATCGTTTCGTCCAGCTTCAGTACATGCCGCGATCGGTGGTCGTCCCGGTCTTCTTGATCGTGTTCTTCATGCTGCTGTATTTCCTCGGGCGTTTGTTCACCGGGGGAATCGGGCGATGGTTCGTGACGACGTTTGATGCCGCGATTCTGCGCATCCCGATCGTCAACAAGGTCTACGGGAGCGTGAAGCAGATCACCGACTTCGCGTTTGACGATCGGCAGATTGAGTTCAACCGCGTCGTCGCCATTCAGTACCCACGCGACGGCATTTGGTCGCTTGGATTTGTGACTGGCAATGGGATGCGTGAGGTTTCGGAGGCCGCCGGCGAACCGATGCTGAGCGTGTTGATGCCGACCAGCCCGATGCCGATGACCGGGTTCACGGTCAGCGTGCGCCGCAGCGAAGCGATCGACTTGAATTTGACCATTGATGAGGCCTTGCAGTTCATCGTCAGTTGCGGCGTGGTGGTTCCAATCAATCAGCGATACGACGTGCCCGGCGGGAAACCAGCCAAGCAGATCGTGGTGCCTGCGATTGGGGATGCCGTCGCCCGTGACGGCGCGACCTCACCGAGCACTTGA
- a CDS encoding 6-pyruvoyl trahydropterin synthase family protein has product MSATFRVDVSKEQFIFSAAHFITFAGDICERIHGHNYGVRVSVEGPLDENRYVVDFIALRDAVLKQTQALDHHVILPRDHKEILITQDETETTARFRERRWVFPNEDCIIMPVINTTAEEIARVIAENVRQQTREQFGNALSSIEVAVDENAGQWGVCKLPWNE; this is encoded by the coding sequence ATGTCAGCCACGTTTCGCGTCGACGTCTCCAAAGAACAATTCATTTTCTCTGCTGCACACTTCATCACGTTCGCGGGCGACATCTGCGAGCGCATTCATGGGCACAACTACGGCGTCCGGGTCAGTGTGGAAGGGCCGCTGGATGAGAACCGCTACGTCGTCGACTTCATCGCCCTGCGCGATGCCGTGCTGAAACAGACTCAGGCACTCGATCACCACGTGATCCTGCCACGTGATCACAAAGAAATCCTGATCACGCAGGACGAGACGGAAACCACCGCACGTTTCCGAGAGCGACGTTGGGTCTTTCCGAACGAAGACTGCATCATCATGCCGGTCATCAACACCACGGCGGAAGAAATCGCTCGTGTGATTGCGGAAAACGTTCGCCAGCAAACGCGAGAACAATTCGGCAATGCACTGTCATCGATCGAGGTCGCCGTCGATGAAAACGCTGGCCAATGGGGCGTCTGCAAACTGCCCTGGAACGAGTGA
- a CDS encoding Gfo/Idh/MocA family protein, translating to MKSARSVVSSAITPPSQPKLGATVDRRQWMQWTGATMGLAATSHLSAPVAQAAKDIDPDRPLNLAVIGIANRGAANVAGVQSQNLVALCDVDANYLKAGGERFPKAKLYRDYREMLREETELDGVVISTPDHHHAPATIRAIEQGLNVYCEKPLTHTVAEARAIRLAAKEAGVVTQMGTQIHAGGNYRRVVEMIQDGVIGNVTRVHVWVGKGWGATELPKPQGEAPANVDWDLWLGPAPKIAYTPGLHPASWRRYRAYGAGTLGDMGCHYIDLPFWALGLHLPSSVVADGPPPSDDYCPTGLKVRYHFDATDKHDELDLTWYDGDRSPKELEGISVPGSGVLFVGDKGMMIATYGSYTLLPKDKFADFKPAAPRIADSIGHHMEWIQAIRGQGTPLCQFDYSGPLTETVLLGTVAHQCGRELKFNASDMVCTGDEQATSLLSKNYREGWSVDAAATANV from the coding sequence ATGAAATCCGCCCGCTCTGTCGTCTCGTCCGCTATCACCCCGCCATCCCAGCCGAAATTGGGAGCGACCGTCGATCGTCGCCAATGGATGCAGTGGACCGGGGCCACCATGGGACTGGCTGCCACGTCGCACCTGAGTGCACCTGTGGCCCAAGCCGCCAAAGACATTGACCCTGACCGGCCGTTGAACTTGGCCGTCATTGGGATTGCCAATCGCGGTGCGGCCAACGTGGCCGGGGTGCAATCTCAAAACCTGGTCGCGCTTTGTGATGTCGATGCAAACTATTTGAAGGCGGGCGGCGAGCGATTCCCGAAAGCCAAGCTGTATCGCGATTACCGCGAAATGCTTCGCGAAGAGACCGAGTTGGATGGGGTGGTGATCAGCACGCCGGACCATCATCACGCCCCCGCAACCATTCGAGCGATTGAACAGGGGCTGAACGTCTACTGCGAAAAGCCTTTGACGCACACGGTTGCTGAGGCCCGCGCCATTCGGCTGGCGGCCAAGGAAGCCGGCGTGGTGACTCAAATGGGAACGCAAATTCATGCCGGTGGAAACTACCGCCGAGTGGTGGAGATGATCCAAGACGGAGTGATCGGCAACGTCACTCGCGTTCACGTGTGGGTTGGCAAGGGCTGGGGCGCAACCGAGTTGCCCAAGCCTCAAGGCGAGGCACCCGCCAACGTTGATTGGGATCTGTGGCTCGGCCCCGCACCCAAGATCGCGTACACGCCAGGTTTGCACCCTGCATCGTGGCGCCGATATCGTGCCTACGGCGCTGGCACACTTGGCGACATGGGATGTCACTACATTGACTTGCCGTTCTGGGCGTTGGGTTTGCATCTTCCATCGAGTGTTGTGGCGGATGGGCCACCTCCATCGGATGATTACTGCCCAACGGGTTTGAAGGTCCGCTATCACTTCGATGCAACCGACAAGCATGACGAGTTGGATCTGACTTGGTACGACGGTGATCGCTCGCCCAAGGAACTCGAAGGCATCTCGGTGCCGGGCAGCGGCGTGTTGTTTGTGGGCGACAAGGGAATGATGATCGCGACGTACGGCAGTTACACGTTGCTTCCGAAAGACAAATTTGCGGACTTCAAGCCGGCTGCCCCGCGGATCGCGGACTCGATCGGTCACCACATGGAATGGATCCAAGCCATCCGAGGGCAGGGCACGCCGCTGTGCCAATTTGATTACTCCGGCCCGTTGACTGAAACCGTTTTGCTGGGCACCGTCGCGCACCAGTGCGGTCGCGAGTTGAAATTCAATGCTTCGGACATGGTTTGCACGGGCGACGAACAGGCCACCTCGCTGTTGAGTAAAAACTACCGCGAGGGCTGGTCGGTGGATGCGGCAGCCACCGCGAACGTATAG
- a CDS encoding dihydrodipicolinate synthase family protein, with the protein MSRLFTAGNRLQGIVPPLITPLRARDELDQEGLERLIEHVIDGGVSGIFILGTTGEAPSLSYRLRRELITTTTRLVSGRVPVLVGVTDTAFVESTSLARHAADAGADAAVLTTPYYFPAGQTELTAYVQNIAPEIPLPLMLYNMPGLTKVWYEIETLRTLSEIQSIVGVKDSSGDLDYFRRLCELRNEVRDDWSVLLGPEALLPEAHQLGGDGGVSGGANVMPRCFVDCYEGLKANDAAKTEAAMVKIRRFQDIYDVGKYASRHIKATKCAASLLGICSDLPADPFHRFFEPEREKVAAVLRDLGIL; encoded by the coding sequence ATGTCCCGTCTGTTCACTGCAGGCAATCGCTTGCAAGGCATCGTGCCTCCCTTGATCACTCCCCTGCGCGCTCGCGATGAGCTGGACCAGGAGGGACTGGAACGCTTGATCGAGCATGTCATCGACGGTGGGGTCTCCGGGATTTTTATCTTGGGAACAACGGGCGAAGCCCCCAGTCTGAGTTATCGATTGCGGCGTGAACTGATCACGACGACCACTCGATTGGTCTCTGGCCGTGTGCCTGTGTTGGTGGGAGTGACGGACACCGCGTTTGTGGAATCGACCTCACTGGCTCGTCATGCCGCGGATGCGGGAGCGGATGCAGCGGTCCTGACCACGCCGTACTATTTCCCTGCCGGCCAGACGGAACTGACGGCGTATGTTCAGAACATCGCTCCTGAAATTCCGTTGCCGTTGATGCTTTACAACATGCCGGGATTGACCAAGGTTTGGTACGAAATCGAAACCCTGAGAACGCTTTCAGAAATTCAGTCCATCGTGGGTGTCAAAGACAGCAGCGGTGACCTGGATTACTTCCGTCGTTTGTGCGAATTGCGAAACGAAGTCCGCGATGATTGGTCGGTCTTGCTGGGCCCCGAAGCCCTGCTGCCAGAGGCCCATCAATTGGGCGGCGATGGCGGTGTGTCGGGTGGGGCGAATGTGATGCCGCGTTGTTTCGTGGATTGTTACGAAGGCCTGAAGGCCAATGACGCGGCCAAGACGGAAGCGGCGATGGTCAAGATTCGGCGTTTTCAAGACATCTATGACGTTGGCAAGTACGCGTCGCGTCATATCAAAGCGACCAAGTGCGCGGCGTCGTTGTTGGGGATCTGCAGCGATCTCCCAGCCGACCCATTCCATCGCTTCTTTGAACCCGAGCGAGAGAAAGTGGCGGCGGTCCTGCGTGATTTGGGAATCCTATGA